One Helianthus annuus cultivar XRQ/B chromosome 12, HanXRQr2.0-SUNRISE, whole genome shotgun sequence genomic region harbors:
- the LOC110893221 gene encoding transmembrane protein 258-like, translated as MLVVVLGFPKKVASGGFSAKPITNPVLDVWYPSLAVLMLAVGLVITASFFIYEATSSRKNRSLAKELVIGAVTFVFLGFGSLFLLLSSGVYV; from the exons ATGCTGGTGGTGGTGCTGGGTTTTCCGAAAAAAGTGGCTAGTGGAGGATTTTCCG CAAAACCGATAACCAACCCCGTTCTAGACGTTTGGTATCCATCGTTAGCGGTGCTGATGCTCGCCGTTGGCCTCGTAATCACCGCATCTTTCTTTATCTATGAAGCGACCTCTTCGAGGAAAAACCGTAGTCTTGCTAAAGAACTTGTAATAGGGGCAGTCACATTTGTCTTTTTGGGCTTTGGATCCTTGTTCTTGCTCCTTTCTTCAGGTGTTTATGTCTGA